One window of Halopelagius longus genomic DNA carries:
- a CDS encoding carbon starvation CstA family protein gives MVQVIWLVVAVFALFSVGYLGYSKYLAQFVELDDSRDTPAHKYEDGQEYVPAKKPVLLGHHFSSIAGGAPIVGPITAGVVWGWVPALAWIAIGNPLMGSVHDFTSLSASMRHDGKSIGYIIGEYVGERGKDMLLWFAFITIILVVAVFALVVAIVFDAYPQAATASLIYIGLAVLFGAYLYQLDLPFIPGTAAFVAAMFAGVWVGVKYPLALLPAAEGSSYPAGTIVLLGMDGSWLPAAGAFGANAAAWIPVILVYGALASALPVWVLLQPRDYLSSFLLYTGVGGALLAVIVGTVGGALGVSAITSSQPLVTNLQPYYGFIGRGGLPLFPMLFITIACGTISGFHSLVSSGTTSKQLNKESDARTIGYGGMLGEGLLATVALITVALVSPDVGSGIGLALPTFATGGGILLTSFGIPTDFGAPFMALVLVSFLLTSTDTAVRLGRYMMEEIVGTPESSVETFAADRYGNAGLQCLAAYVLIASGSWTTLWALFGGANQLLAALALLTATVWLANWSDAKQLLSTGGPMVVMVTITVLGLLWIALHDNIYAKFLDSQWMASADVVAMLSAVAQIVIAFTLIYLALSLVKLGYENIQKVREQPGSGEFTPGDD, from the coding sequence ATTTGGCTCGTCGTGGCGGTGTTCGCGCTGTTCAGCGTGGGGTATCTGGGGTACTCGAAGTACCTCGCGCAGTTCGTCGAACTCGACGACAGTCGTGACACACCGGCCCACAAATACGAGGACGGACAGGAGTACGTACCGGCGAAGAAGCCGGTGCTACTCGGGCATCACTTCTCGAGCATCGCGGGCGGAGCGCCCATCGTCGGCCCGATAACGGCCGGCGTCGTCTGGGGATGGGTGCCCGCCCTCGCGTGGATAGCCATCGGGAACCCCCTGATGGGGAGCGTCCACGACTTCACGTCTCTGTCCGCAAGCATGCGGCACGACGGGAAGTCTATCGGCTACATCATCGGCGAGTACGTCGGCGAACGGGGCAAGGACATGCTCCTTTGGTTCGCGTTCATCACCATCATCCTCGTCGTCGCCGTGTTCGCACTCGTCGTCGCCATCGTGTTCGACGCCTACCCGCAGGCGGCGACGGCGAGCCTGATCTACATCGGGCTGGCCGTGCTATTTGGCGCGTACCTCTACCAACTCGACCTTCCCTTCATCCCCGGTACGGCCGCGTTCGTCGCGGCGATGTTCGCCGGAGTGTGGGTCGGCGTCAAGTACCCCCTCGCTCTGCTCCCGGCGGCGGAGGGGTCGTCCTACCCCGCCGGCACCATCGTCCTGTTGGGGATGGACGGGTCGTGGCTCCCGGCCGCGGGCGCGTTCGGCGCGAACGCCGCCGCGTGGATTCCGGTCATCCTCGTGTACGGCGCCCTCGCGAGCGCCCTCCCGGTCTGGGTGCTGCTCCAACCGCGCGACTACCTCTCGTCGTTCCTGCTGTACACCGGCGTCGGCGGCGCGTTGCTCGCCGTCATCGTCGGCACCGTCGGCGGAGCCCTCGGCGTCTCGGCGATAACGTCGAGCCAACCGCTCGTCACCAACCTCCAACCGTACTACGGCTTCATCGGACGCGGCGGCCTCCCGCTGTTCCCGATGCTGTTCATCACCATCGCCTGCGGGACCATCAGCGGCTTCCACTCGCTCGTCTCCTCGGGGACGACGTCGAAGCAGTTGAACAAGGAGTCCGACGCGCGGACCATCGGTTACGGCGGCATGCTCGGCGAGGGTCTGCTCGCCACCGTCGCGCTCATCACCGTCGCGCTCGTCTCGCCCGACGTGGGGAGCGGCATCGGCCTCGCGCTTCCGACGTTCGCGACGGGCGGCGGCATCCTGCTTACGAGCTTCGGCATCCCGACGGACTTCGGCGCGCCGTTCATGGCGCTGGTGCTCGTGAGCTTCCTTCTGACCTCCACCGACACGGCTGTCCGCCTCGGACGGTACATGATGGAGGAGATAGTCGGCACGCCCGAGTCGTCGGTCGAGACGTTCGCGGCCGACCGGTACGGCAACGCCGGCCTGCAGTGTCTCGCCGCGTACGTCCTCATCGCGAGCGGTTCGTGGACGACGCTGTGGGCGCTCTTCGGCGGCGCGAACCAACTGCTGGCCGCCTTGGCGCTGCTGACGGCCACGGTGTGGCTCGCGAACTGGAGCGACGCCAAGCAGCTTCTCAGCACCGGCGGTCCGATGGTCGTCATGGTGACCATCACGGTGCTGGGTCTGCTCTGGATCGCGCTCCACGACAACATCTACGCGAAGTTCCTCGACTCCCAGTGGATGGCGAGCGCGGACGTGGTCGCGATGCTGTCCGCGGTTGCGCAGATAGTCATCGCGTTCACGCTCATCTACCTCGCGCTGTCGCTGGTGAAGCTGGGGTACGAGAACATTCAGAAGGTCCGCGAACAGCCCGGTTCCGGCGAGTTCACGCCCGGAGACGACTGA
- a CDS encoding cupin domain-containing protein, translating to MGYTVVDADEVETEADRPCEMRRLSEAAGLSKMAVNRFRAAPGEEIPLAYHYHEEQEEAFYVLSGTLFVETPEETYEIEEDGLFAVEPNSPQRAHNPADADSDVVVLAVGAPNVDGDVAPYEPDE from the coding sequence ATGGGATACACCGTAGTCGACGCCGACGAGGTGGAGACGGAGGCGGACCGGCCCTGCGAGATGCGCCGTCTGAGCGAGGCGGCGGGTCTCTCGAAGATGGCGGTCAACCGCTTCCGCGCCGCGCCGGGCGAGGAGATTCCGCTGGCGTACCACTACCACGAGGAACAGGAGGAGGCGTTCTACGTCCTCTCGGGGACGCTGTTCGTCGAGACGCCGGAGGAGACGTACGAAATCGAGGAGGACGGCCTGTTCGCCGTTGAACCGAACAGTCCCCAACGGGCGCACAACCCCGCCGACGCCGACTCGGACGTGGTGGTTCTCGCCGTCGGCGCGCCGAACGTGGACGGCGACGTAGCGCCGTACGAACCCGACGAATGA